Proteins encoded together in one Paracidovorax wautersii window:
- a CDS encoding undecaprenyl-diphosphate phosphatase produces the protein MDILLLIKAAIMGVVEGLTEFLPISSTGHLILAGALLGFDDAKAKVFDIAIQTGAIFAVILVYWQKIRSTVVALPTDRQARRFAMNVVIGFIPAVVLALIFGKFIKAHLFTPTVVATTFILGGFIILWVERRPATAVRVQSVDDMTPMDALKVGLVQCLAMVPGTSRSGATIIGGMLLGLSRKAATDFSFFLAIPTLIGAGVYSLIKERHLLSVEDIPLFATGLVFAFISAWLCVRWLLRYISTHSFVPFAYYRIVFGIVVLVTAWTGVVTWAE, from the coding sequence GTGGACATTCTTTTGCTGATCAAAGCCGCCATCATGGGCGTCGTCGAGGGCCTGACCGAGTTCCTTCCCATCTCGTCGACCGGCCATCTGATCCTCGCAGGCGCCTTGCTCGGTTTCGATGACGCCAAGGCCAAGGTTTTCGATATCGCCATCCAGACCGGCGCGATCTTCGCGGTGATCCTGGTGTACTGGCAGAAGATCCGTTCCACGGTCGTGGCGCTGCCCACCGACCGGCAGGCGCGGCGCTTCGCCATGAATGTGGTCATCGGATTCATCCCCGCCGTGGTGCTGGCGCTGATCTTCGGCAAGTTCATCAAGGCCCACCTGTTCACGCCCACGGTCGTGGCCACCACGTTCATCCTGGGGGGCTTCATCATCCTGTGGGTGGAGCGCCGGCCCGCGACGGCCGTGCGCGTGCAGTCCGTGGACGACATGACGCCGATGGACGCGCTCAAGGTCGGCCTGGTGCAGTGCCTTGCCATGGTGCCCGGCACCAGCCGCAGCGGCGCCACCATCATCGGCGGCATGCTGCTGGGCCTGTCGCGCAAGGCGGCCACGGACTTTTCCTTCTTCCTGGCCATCCCCACCCTGATCGGCGCGGGCGTGTACAGCCTGATCAAGGAGCGGCACCTGCTGTCGGTCGAGGACATCCCGCTGTTCGCCACCGGCCTGGTCTTCGCCTTCATCAGCGCCTGGCTCTGCGTGCGCTGGCTGCTGCGCTACATCAGCACCCACAGCTTCGTGCCCTTTGCCTACTACCGCATCGTGTTCGGCATCGTCGTGTTGGTCACTGCCTGGACGGGCGTGGTGACCTGGGCGGAGTAG
- a CDS encoding diguanylate cyclase domain-containing protein — MTSNEPPFRSKASESPLPAWPAEEMLALLTRNVGSTIAVINRQQRLVYANTEYARWFRKEPHELQGKTLLELYGEYNYARFLPFVERVMRGERVGYQRLLLNPDGVEEWRTICLTPWRNAQDEIDGFVTAALGVHELQVTMTALRVANQRLSSHMDNSPLAVLEMDQDLRVVHCSRRAVHLMGWEDVVQIEARSLYELLGPGTPDSNLAVALNRLQMGEESQNRIETSFLRASDGAQVDCEWFNSALTDASGRVISIMALVQDVSARAQIARQHHYLANHDSLTGLSNRAAFHQRFQQALADACHRGTRLALMFIDLDGFKHINDAQGHLVGDEVLRIVAQRLRGVVREHDMLARVGGDEFVIMIDREEGPDTARRIAERAIEVLSGPMEMHGHTLRIGASIGIATHPPIRPDVDELLRRADQAMYAAKRAGRGCVCYAQTT; from the coding sequence ATGACGTCCAACGAGCCGCCGTTCCGAAGCAAAGCCTCCGAGTCGCCCCTTCCTGCCTGGCCGGCCGAGGAGATGCTGGCTTTGCTCACCCGGAATGTCGGCTCCACCATCGCGGTGATCAACCGCCAGCAGAGGCTGGTCTACGCCAACACCGAGTACGCGCGCTGGTTCCGCAAGGAGCCGCACGAACTGCAGGGCAAGACGCTGCTTGAACTCTATGGCGAGTACAACTACGCCCGTTTCCTGCCGTTCGTCGAACGCGTGATGCGTGGCGAGCGGGTGGGCTACCAACGGCTCCTGCTGAACCCCGACGGCGTGGAGGAGTGGCGCACCATCTGCCTCACGCCCTGGCGCAATGCGCAGGACGAGATCGACGGTTTCGTGACCGCTGCTTTGGGCGTGCACGAGTTGCAGGTGACGATGACCGCGCTGCGCGTGGCCAACCAGCGGCTGTCCTCGCATATGGACAACAGCCCGCTGGCGGTGCTGGAGATGGACCAGGACCTGCGCGTGGTCCACTGCTCGCGCCGGGCCGTGCACCTGATGGGCTGGGAAGACGTGGTGCAGATCGAGGCGCGGTCCCTTTACGAACTGCTGGGCCCGGGCACCCCCGACAGCAATCTGGCCGTCGCCTTGAACCGGCTGCAGATGGGTGAGGAGTCGCAGAACCGCATCGAGACCTCCTTCCTGCGCGCCAGCGACGGGGCACAGGTGGACTGCGAGTGGTTCAATTCCGCCCTCACCGATGCCTCGGGCCGCGTGATCTCCATCATGGCGCTGGTGCAGGACGTATCGGCGCGCGCCCAGATCGCCCGCCAGCACCACTACCTGGCCAACCACGACTCGCTCACCGGCCTGTCCAACCGGGCGGCGTTCCATCAGCGGTTCCAGCAGGCGCTGGCCGATGCCTGCCACCGGGGAACGCGGCTGGCGCTGATGTTCATCGACCTCGACGGGTTCAAGCACATCAACGACGCCCAGGGCCACCTGGTGGGCGACGAGGTGCTGCGCATCGTGGCGCAGCGGCTGCGCGGCGTGGTGCGCGAGCACGACATGCTGGCCCGCGTAGGAGGCGATGAGTTCGTGATCATGATCGACCGCGAAGAAGGGCCGGACACCGCGCGCCGGATCGCCGAACGTGCGATCGAGGTCCTCTCCGGCCCCATGGAGATGCATGGCCACACCCTTCGGATCGGTGCCAGCATCGGCATCGCCACGCATCCGCCGATCCGACCCGACGTGGACGAACTGCTGCGCCGAGCCGACCAGGCCATGTACGCCGCCAAACGGGCCGGCCGCGGCTGCGTCTGCTACGCGCAGACGACTTGA
- a CDS encoding proteasome-type protease gives MTYCVAIKLNAGLVFLSDSRTNAGLDQISSFRKMMIYEKAGDRFMVLLSAGNLSISQSVREILQVEQVQDRDDGPPVTIWNATSMFDVARVLGSAVRRVHERDGAALKRSGVDFNVSLVLGGQIQGEGMRLFQVYSAGNFIEATAETPYFQVGESKYGKPVLDRVLTPETPLDEAAKCALVSMDSTLKSNLSVGLPLDLVVYEEGRFSTDKVVCIDENNPYFRMLHNSWGEKLRQVFDSIEDPAWNGGATEVPIRVDPTRSRPIKKITNPRDKLI, from the coding sequence ATGACGTATTGCGTCGCCATCAAACTCAACGCCGGCCTGGTGTTCCTCTCCGACTCGCGCACCAACGCCGGCCTCGACCAGATCAGCTCGTTCCGCAAGATGATGATCTACGAGAAGGCAGGCGACCGCTTCATGGTGCTGCTGTCGGCCGGCAACCTGAGCATCTCGCAGTCGGTGCGGGAAATCCTCCAGGTCGAGCAGGTCCAGGACCGCGATGACGGCCCGCCCGTCACCATCTGGAACGCCACCAGCATGTTCGACGTGGCCCGCGTGCTGGGCTCGGCCGTGCGCCGCGTGCACGAGCGCGACGGCGCCGCCCTCAAGCGCTCGGGCGTGGACTTCAATGTCTCGCTGGTGCTGGGCGGGCAGATCCAGGGCGAGGGCATGCGCCTGTTCCAGGTGTATTCGGCCGGCAACTTCATCGAGGCGACGGCGGAGACGCCCTACTTCCAGGTCGGCGAGTCCAAATACGGCAAGCCCGTGCTCGACCGCGTGCTCACGCCCGAGACCCCGCTGGACGAGGCCGCCAAGTGCGCGCTGGTGTCCATGGACAGCACGCTCAAGTCCAACCTGTCTGTCGGCCTGCCGCTGGACCTGGTGGTCTACGAGGAAGGCCGGTTCTCCACCGACAAGGTGGTCTGCATCGACGAGAACAACCCCTACTTCCGCATGCTGCACAACAGCTGGGGCGAGAAGCTGCGCCAGGTGTTCGACAGCATCGAGGACCCCGCCTGGAACGGCGGCGCCACCGAGGTGCCGATCCGCGTCGACCCCACGCGCAGCCGGCCGATCAAGAAGATCACCAACCCGCGCGACAAGCTCATCTGA
- a CDS encoding MFS transporter, whose product MSSIAPPSLSSTRAAWWMLAALTSGFALSQAYRTVAALMAISLQAEFGLTPQALGVFAGAFHFAFGAMQLFMGIGIDLYGVRRTVLSAFPVAIAGAVLSALAPSYAALLCGQVLIGVGCAPAFLVCTVFIARQFAASRFAAVSGASMAMGTLGMLFTGTPLAWLVEHLSWRAGFAVLGGLSALAWLWICVAVREPAAPGSGAGGAPAQRESLREAVGRFAALFTLPHTWGIVALGSVTYAAFISLRGLWLGPLLIERHGFSLVESGHVALVVSVVSLCGPLLFGRLDPGPGTRRRWIMGCTLTVAALFVAFAFAQHTWVDVGGALLVGLLSGYIILQYADVRAAYPAALTGRAMAVFTMAMFLGVAAMQWLTGWIATWATARGIDPFLAVMGGIAALLAGGMVAFRTLPAPPGEPTKG is encoded by the coding sequence ATGTCCTCCATAGCACCCCCTTCTCTTTCCTCCACCCGCGCCGCCTGGTGGATGCTCGCGGCGCTGACCTCCGGCTTCGCGCTGAGCCAGGCCTACCGCACCGTCGCCGCCCTCATGGCCATCAGCCTGCAGGCCGAGTTCGGCCTGACGCCGCAGGCGCTGGGCGTCTTCGCCGGGGCTTTCCACTTCGCGTTCGGGGCGATGCAGTTGTTCATGGGCATCGGCATCGATCTCTATGGCGTGCGGCGCACGGTGCTGTCGGCCTTTCCCGTGGCCATCGCCGGCGCGGTGCTCTCCGCACTGGCCCCCAGCTACGCGGCCCTGCTGTGCGGGCAGGTGCTGATCGGCGTGGGCTGCGCGCCGGCGTTCCTGGTGTGCACGGTGTTCATCGCGCGGCAGTTCGCGGCATCACGTTTCGCAGCGGTGTCGGGTGCGTCGATGGCGATGGGCACGCTGGGCATGCTGTTCACCGGCACGCCGCTCGCCTGGCTGGTGGAGCACCTGTCCTGGCGCGCGGGGTTCGCCGTCCTCGGCGGACTGTCGGCGCTGGCCTGGCTGTGGATCTGCGTGGCCGTGCGGGAGCCGGCCGCCCCGGGCAGCGGCGCAGGCGGCGCCCCTGCACAGCGCGAGTCGCTGCGTGAAGCCGTCGGCCGCTTCGCCGCCCTGTTCACGCTGCCGCACACCTGGGGCATCGTGGCGCTGGGCAGCGTGACCTACGCGGCCTTCATCTCGCTGCGGGGCCTGTGGCTGGGGCCGCTGCTGATCGAGCGCCACGGGTTCTCGCTGGTGGAAAGCGGCCACGTGGCGCTGGTGGTCTCGGTGGTCTCGCTGTGCGGCCCGCTACTCTTTGGCCGGCTCGACCCGGGGCCCGGAACGCGGCGCCGCTGGATCATGGGCTGCACCTTGACCGTGGCCGCGCTGTTCGTCGCATTCGCCTTCGCGCAGCACACCTGGGTGGATGTGGGCGGCGCGCTGCTGGTCGGGCTGCTGTCGGGCTACATCATCCTGCAGTACGCCGATGTGCGGGCGGCCTACCCTGCGGCGCTCACCGGCCGGGCCATGGCGGTGTTCACCATGGCGATGTTCCTGGGCGTGGCGGCGATGCAGTGGCTGACGGGCTGGATCGCCACGTGGGCCACCGCGCGGGGCATCGACCCGTTCCTGGCCGTGATGGGTGGGATCGCCGCCTTGTTGGCAGGGGGCATGGTCGCGTTCCGCACACTGCCGGCACCACCGGGCGAGCCCACCAAGGGCTGA
- a CDS encoding EAL domain-containing protein: MSVRIAWIDADADHARRAQDALREVRPHWLVVPISAPGFRLAPAQDWDAVVLCLGVGEVQLPSWTREQAPWPLMLCLHGPQEGLAARWLRAARGDYVLRDGAAHLPDLVARLLALVRGSVRAPVADTEPSALVHLQLHRAQLLSALGSMSHGILQTGPDGGVNVYNQRVLELLRLPESLMSTRPTLQDITRVQIERGDFGPDCTLVDDRGREYTRGGANAPVPSLYWRKTHDGRTLEIRTTSLVGGGMVRTFADVSDYVRVEGELRVSEARFRSLSDLSSDWYWEQDAQYRFTHFSGDEMRQALRLDDYVGRARWDVPAPNMSEEDWAAHRAVLDARLPFRDLELQRLQADGTSYWTSMSGVPIVDPDGTFRGYRGVGRDISERKRVQAQITRLAYFDALTRLPNRRMLTERLERARAATLRSGEHAALLFIDLDNFKDLNDTQGHHTGDRLLLQVAQRLQHCVGEGDTVARFGGDEFVVLSERLPPERLGARQAAAQLARRVIESLCQPYALEGFSHHSTPSIGIALFGDQPYSVDDLLQHADLAMYQAKAAGRNTVRFFDPRMQEAARARSVLEAQLRQGLQAGELQLHYQPIVDGAGRMVGAEALLRWQHPQRGMVPPAEFIPLAEQSGLILPLGRWVMEQACAQLVTWSRSMATRHLVLSVNVSVRQFRQGDFADHVLHVLRGSGARARQLKIELTESLLLSDAEEAIAKMDLLRAHGVGFALDDFGTGYSSLSYLKRLPLDQLKIDRSFVRDVLTDPNDAAIVRTILALAQSLDLEVVAEGVETTGQFDFLQRHGCHVFQGHLFGRPAAAGLLERALRPAA, encoded by the coding sequence ATGAGCGTGCGCATCGCCTGGATCGACGCCGATGCCGACCACGCCCGCCGCGCGCAGGACGCGCTGCGAGAGGTGCGTCCGCACTGGCTGGTGGTACCCATTTCAGCGCCCGGGTTCCGTCTGGCGCCCGCGCAGGACTGGGACGCGGTCGTGCTCTGCCTCGGGGTCGGCGAGGTGCAGCTGCCGTCGTGGACGCGCGAGCAGGCTCCCTGGCCGCTGATGCTGTGCCTGCACGGCCCGCAGGAGGGCTTGGCGGCGCGATGGCTGCGCGCGGCCCGGGGAGACTATGTTCTGCGCGATGGGGCCGCCCACCTGCCCGACCTGGTGGCGCGGCTGCTGGCGTTGGTGCGCGGCAGCGTGCGCGCCCCGGTCGCTGACACCGAGCCCAGCGCGCTGGTGCACCTGCAACTGCACCGTGCGCAGCTGCTGTCGGCGCTGGGCAGCATGAGCCACGGCATCCTGCAGACCGGGCCGGACGGCGGCGTGAACGTCTACAACCAGCGCGTTCTGGAACTGCTGCGGCTGCCGGAGTCGCTGATGTCCACGCGCCCCACGCTGCAGGACATCACCCGCGTTCAGATCGAGCGCGGCGACTTCGGCCCGGACTGCACCCTGGTGGACGACCGGGGCCGCGAATACACCCGAGGCGGGGCCAACGCGCCGGTCCCTTCGCTGTACTGGCGCAAGACGCACGACGGCCGCACCCTGGAGATCCGCACCACGTCCCTGGTGGGCGGCGGCATGGTGCGCACCTTCGCGGACGTGAGCGACTACGTGCGGGTGGAGGGCGAGCTGCGGGTGAGCGAGGCGCGCTTTCGCAGCCTGAGCGACCTGTCGTCTGACTGGTACTGGGAGCAGGATGCGCAGTACCGCTTTACGCACTTCTCGGGCGACGAGATGCGCCAGGCCCTGCGCCTGGACGATTACGTGGGGCGCGCGCGCTGGGATGTTCCGGCGCCCAACATGTCCGAAGAGGACTGGGCCGCGCACCGGGCCGTGCTCGACGCCCGCCTGCCCTTCCGCGACCTGGAGTTGCAGCGGCTGCAGGCCGACGGCACCAGCTACTGGACCTCCATGAGCGGCGTGCCCATCGTCGACCCCGACGGCACCTTCCGCGGCTACCGCGGCGTGGGGCGCGACATTTCGGAGCGCAAGCGCGTGCAGGCCCAGATCACCCGCCTGGCCTACTTCGACGCGCTCACCCGCCTGCCCAACCGCCGCATGCTCACCGAGCGGCTGGAGCGGGCGCGCGCCGCCACGCTGCGCAGCGGCGAACACGCCGCGCTGCTCTTCATCGACCTGGACAACTTCAAGGACCTGAACGACACGCAGGGCCACCACACCGGCGACCGTCTGTTGCTGCAGGTGGCGCAGCGCCTGCAGCACTGCGTGGGGGAGGGCGACACCGTGGCGCGCTTCGGCGGGGACGAGTTCGTGGTGCTGTCCGAGCGGCTGCCCCCCGAGCGGCTGGGCGCGCGCCAGGCTGCGGCCCAGCTGGCGCGCCGCGTCATCGAATCGCTTTGCCAGCCGTATGCGCTGGAAGGCTTCAGCCACCACAGCACGCCCAGCATCGGCATCGCCCTGTTCGGCGACCAGCCCTACAGCGTGGACGACCTGCTGCAGCACGCAGACCTGGCCATGTACCAGGCCAAGGCGGCCGGACGCAATACGGTGCGCTTTTTCGACCCCCGCATGCAGGAGGCCGCGCGCGCCCGCTCGGTCCTGGAAGCGCAGTTGCGCCAGGGCCTGCAGGCGGGTGAGCTGCAGCTGCATTACCAGCCCATCGTGGACGGCGCAGGCCGCATGGTGGGGGCCGAGGCGCTGCTGCGCTGGCAGCATCCGCAGCGCGGCATGGTGCCGCCGGCAGAGTTCATCCCGCTGGCCGAGCAGAGCGGCCTGATCCTGCCGCTCGGGCGGTGGGTGATGGAGCAGGCCTGTGCGCAGCTGGTGACCTGGTCCCGCAGCATGGCCACGCGCCACCTGGTGCTGTCGGTCAACGTGAGCGTGCGCCAGTTCAGGCAAGGCGACTTCGCGGACCATGTGCTGCATGTGCTGCGCGGCAGCGGCGCCCGTGCCCGGCAGCTGAAGATCGAGCTGACCGAGAGCCTGCTGCTGAGCGACGCGGAGGAGGCCATCGCCAAGATGGATCTGCTGCGCGCACACGGCGTGGGCTTTGCGCTGGACGACTTCGGCACGGGCTATTCGTCCCTGAGCTACCTCAAGCGACTGCCGCTCGACCAGCTCAAGATCGACCGCAGCTTTGTGCGCGACGTGCTCACCGACCCGAACGACGCCGCCATCGTGCGCACCATCCTGGCCCTGGCGCAGAGCCTGGATCTGGAAGTGGTGGCCGAGGGCGTCGAGACGACCGGGCAGTTCGACTTCCTGCAGCGGCACGGCTGCCATGTCTTCCAGGGCCATCTGTTCGGCCGGCCCGCAGCGGCGGGTCTGCTGGAGCGCGCGCTGCGGCCTGCGGCGTGA
- a CDS encoding alpha/beta hydrolase — translation MPSIVFSHANSFPAGTYRVLFGLLRERGFDVSAVDRYGHDPRYPVTNNWPHLVQHLADFATEQQQRTGEPAFLVGHSLGGFLSVMAAARHPGLAQGVVLIDSPLISGWRASALDVAKRTQVVGSVSPGKISRARRNTWADDAEALEHFRRKKAFARWDPKVLEDYVRHGLLDEDGQRVLAFDRSVETAIYNTLPHNLAHLLRTHPLQCPAAFIGGRASEEMRQVGMAMTQRITQGRTMMLDGTHLFPMEQPKATAAAIEASVLNLAAVRGTH, via the coding sequence ATGCCCTCCATCGTCTTCTCGCACGCCAACAGCTTCCCGGCCGGGACCTACCGCGTCCTGTTCGGCCTGCTGCGCGAACGGGGCTTCGACGTGAGCGCGGTGGACCGCTACGGGCACGATCCGCGCTATCCCGTCACCAACAACTGGCCGCACCTGGTGCAGCACCTGGCGGACTTCGCGACCGAACAGCAGCAGCGCACGGGGGAGCCGGCCTTCCTGGTGGGCCACTCGCTGGGCGGCTTTCTGAGCGTGATGGCGGCAGCGCGGCACCCGGGCCTGGCGCAGGGCGTGGTGCTGATCGACTCCCCGCTGATCAGCGGCTGGCGCGCCAGTGCACTGGACGTGGCCAAGCGCACCCAGGTGGTCGGCTCGGTCTCGCCCGGCAAGATCAGCCGCGCGCGCCGCAATACCTGGGCCGACGACGCCGAGGCGCTGGAGCACTTCCGCCGCAAGAAGGCCTTCGCCCGCTGGGACCCGAAGGTTCTGGAGGACTATGTCAGGCACGGCCTGCTCGACGAGGACGGCCAGCGCGTGCTGGCCTTCGACCGCAGTGTGGAGACGGCGATCTACAACACGCTGCCGCACAACCTGGCGCACCTGCTGCGCACGCACCCGCTGCAATGCCCTGCAGCCTTCATCGGCGGCCGCGCCTCGGAAGAGATGCGCCAGGTGGGCATGGCGATGACGCAGCGCATCACCCAGGGGCGGACCATGATGCTCGACGGCACGCATCTGTTTCCGATGGAGCAGCCCAAAGCCACGGCTGCGGCGATCGAGGCCTCGGTGCTGAACCTGGCCGCCGTCCGCGGCACGCACTGA
- a CDS encoding FAD-dependent monooxygenase gives MQKQILIAGGGIGGLAAALGASRAGWEVRLFERAPQFSEVGAGVQIGPNVVRRLQAWGLQGALHAVAAFPDRLQVRSALSGAELATLRLGATAIERYGAAYATIHRADLHGLLLEAVQAEGDVHLNLGEAIEGHTEQGDAVTLQLPGGRVVEGDALVGADGLRSGTRARLLGETATRVSGHLAYRAVVRQDTLPQVLRTGHVTAWLGPRLHVVQYPLRRGELMNIVAIRHGAAPADLDGWDHAANATDLDAALAGTCTALRDLVHAVPQVGSGWRLWPLSDRPPVQGPQEMAQGLVALLGDAAHPMRPYLAQGAGMAIEDAAELQRALSMHDLEVPLRLRRYALNRWQRNARVQERSRRNGRIFHATGVVRWGRDTALRLLGERLLDVPWLYRGDGSSASRL, from the coding sequence ATGCAGAAACAGATATTGATTGCCGGTGGCGGTATCGGCGGGTTGGCGGCAGCCCTGGGCGCATCGCGCGCGGGTTGGGAAGTGCGGCTGTTCGAGCGCGCACCGCAGTTCAGCGAGGTGGGGGCCGGCGTGCAGATCGGGCCCAACGTCGTGCGGCGCCTGCAGGCCTGGGGTCTGCAGGGCGCGCTACACGCTGTGGCGGCCTTCCCGGACCGGCTGCAGGTGCGCAGCGCGCTGTCCGGCGCCGAGCTGGCCACCCTGCGCCTGGGCGCTACGGCCATCGAGCGCTACGGCGCGGCCTACGCCACCATCCACCGCGCGGACCTGCACGGGCTGCTGCTGGAGGCGGTGCAGGCCGAGGGCGACGTGCACCTGAACCTGGGCGAAGCCATTGAAGGGCACACCGAGCAGGGCGACGCCGTGACGCTGCAGCTGCCCGGCGGCCGCGTGGTCGAAGGCGATGCGCTCGTCGGTGCGGATGGCCTGCGCAGCGGCACCCGCGCGCGCCTGCTGGGCGAGACGGCCACGCGCGTGTCCGGCCACCTGGCCTACCGCGCTGTGGTGCGGCAGGACACGCTGCCGCAGGTGCTGCGCACCGGCCACGTCACCGCCTGGCTGGGACCGCGCCTGCACGTGGTGCAGTACCCGCTGCGTCGCGGCGAGCTGATGAACATCGTCGCTATCCGCCACGGCGCCGCGCCGGCCGACCTGGACGGCTGGGACCATGCCGCCAACGCGACTGACCTGGATGCCGCTCTGGCAGGCACCTGCACCGCCCTGCGCGACCTGGTGCATGCCGTGCCGCAGGTCGGCAGTGGCTGGCGGTTGTGGCCGCTGTCCGACCGGCCTCCGGTGCAAGGGCCGCAGGAGATGGCCCAGGGCCTGGTGGCACTGCTGGGCGACGCGGCCCATCCCATGCGCCCCTACCTGGCGCAGGGCGCCGGCATGGCGATCGAGGACGCCGCCGAGCTGCAGCGGGCGCTGTCCATGCACGATCTGGAGGTGCCGCTGCGCCTGCGCCGCTACGCGCTCAACCGCTGGCAGCGCAATGCCCGCGTGCAGGAGCGCTCCCGCCGCAACGGCCGCATCTTCCACGCCACCGGCGTGGTGCGCTGGGGCCGCGACACGGCGCTGCGCCTGCTGGGCGAGCGCCTGCTCGACGTGCCGTGGCTGTACCGGGGCGATGGATCCAGCGCCAGTCGGCTGTAG